One Artemia franciscana unplaced genomic scaffold, ASM3288406v1 Scaffold_1294, whole genome shotgun sequence genomic window carries:
- the LOC136042440 gene encoding general transcription factor IIF subunit 2-like, protein MSDSKKAASSSELEVDTSNSEKNVWLVKVPKYISSIWENLEPDMPVASLKITNLPGEEPSVSLSLTEEAVRLESDLIPKDYEMLITPIENHSEYRYFYEYRRDKNENFLSDEVKICMAGKVIKRLECQAPTSAQYMTFKKNAILEAAKSACMTQPFETAIVNPKPVSAHKELIENKQRKKAKKVRDDKNVVEETLFMAFGQHQYYKFEELVVLTN, encoded by the coding sequence ATGTCAGACTCTAAGAAAGCTGCTAGCAGCAGTGAGCTTGAAGTCGATACATCCAATTCTGAAAAGAACGTATGGCTTGTGAAAGTCCCGAAGTATATTTCAAGCATATGGGAGAATTTGGAACCAGATATGCCTGTTGCGAGTTTAAAAATTACCAATTTGCCTGGTGAGGAACCATCGGTTTCTCTATCTCTAACAGAAGAAGCAGTGAGATTAGAAAGTGATTTGATACCAAAAGACTACGAGATGCTTATTACTCCAATTGAGAATCACTCTGAATATCGTTATTTTTATGAATATCGGCGGGataaaaatgagaattttcTGTCTGACGAAGTTAAAATATGTATGGCTGGGAAAGTAATCAAGCGTTTAGAATGTCAAGCTCCTACGTCTGCTCAATATATgacatttaagaaaaatgctATACTTGAAGCTGCTAAATCAGCGTGTATGACTCAGCCATTTGAGACGGCGATTGTTAATCCAAAGCCAGTGTCTGCACATAAAGaacttattgaaaataaacagagaaagaaagctaaaaaagtgCGTGATGACAAGAATGTGGTTGAAGAAACACTGTTTATGGCCTTTGGACAGCATCAGTACTATAAATTTGAAGAGTTAGTGGTACTGACAAATTAA